One region of Anaeromyxobacter paludicola genomic DNA includes:
- a CDS encoding response regulator: MPSPRVLIVDDSQELRSALSDTLRASGFEASTASDGAEALRTIEDGARPDVILLDLLMPGMDGAQFLEQLRASPKNRDIAIVVVTGVASAHVRKLLQADAFLFKPFTPDELTSVVRRVHERSRPPR; the protein is encoded by the coding sequence ATGCCCTCACCCCGCGTGCTGATCGTGGACGACAGCCAGGAGCTGCGGAGCGCGCTTTCGGACACTCTCCGGGCGAGCGGCTTCGAGGCGTCCACGGCGTCGGACGGCGCCGAGGCGCTGCGGACGATCGAGGACGGCGCCCGGCCGGACGTGATCCTGCTCGACCTGCTCATGCCCGGGATGGACGGGGCGCAGTTCCTGGAGCAGCTGCGGGCGAGCCCGAAGAACCGCGACATCGCCATCGTCGTGGTGACCGGGGTGGCCTCGGCGCACGTCCGCAAGCTCCTGCAGGCCGACGCGTTCCTGTTCAAGCCGTTCACGCCCGACGAGCTGACGAGCGTGGTGCGCCGGGTGCACGAGCGCTCCCGCCCCCCGCGCTAG
- a CDS encoding ribonuclease H-like domain-containing protein: protein MIRSTFQLAPGIGPYRERQLWDSGVTAWDRLPPGPEVVLSPRLDDRVRTAVDGAREALARGDAGALAAMVPQRERWRLFSRFAEDAGYLDIETDLEGRPTAVGILDRDGPRLFLRGRDLEGFQEATAGWKLLVTFNGLSFDVPMLRRAFPGWSPPPVHVDLCHLWRRLGHAGGLKLLEHEVGIGRPPHLDGVDGRDAVRLWAAWERGDRAALRLFAEYNLLDVVNLRTLMGMGYNRAVERLRMPGEPVPVSMPGDVRYDVTRLVMAL, encoded by the coding sequence ATGATCCGCTCCACGTTCCAGCTCGCTCCCGGCATCGGCCCCTACCGCGAGCGCCAGCTCTGGGACTCGGGCGTGACCGCCTGGGACCGCTTGCCGCCCGGCCCCGAGGTGGTGCTCTCGCCCCGGCTCGACGACCGGGTGCGCACGGCGGTGGACGGGGCGCGGGAGGCGCTCGCGCGCGGCGACGCCGGTGCCCTCGCGGCCATGGTGCCGCAGCGGGAGCGCTGGCGGCTCTTCTCGCGCTTCGCCGAGGACGCGGGCTACCTCGACATCGAGACCGACCTCGAGGGGCGGCCGACGGCGGTCGGCATCCTCGATCGCGACGGGCCGCGGCTCTTCCTGCGCGGGCGCGACCTCGAGGGCTTCCAGGAGGCGACCGCCGGCTGGAAGCTCCTCGTCACCTTCAACGGGCTCTCCTTCGACGTCCCCATGCTGCGCCGCGCCTTCCCCGGCTGGAGCCCGCCGCCGGTGCACGTGGACCTGTGCCACCTCTGGCGCCGGCTCGGGCACGCCGGCGGGCTGAAGCTCCTCGAGCACGAGGTGGGCATCGGGCGGCCGCCCCACCTCGACGGCGTGGACGGGCGGGACGCCGTCCGGCTCTGGGCGGCCTGGGAGCGGGGCGACCGGGCGGCGCTCCGCCTCTTCGCCGAGTACAACCTGCTCGACGTGGTGAACCTCCGGACGCTCATGGGCATGGGCTACAACCGCGCGGTGGAGCGGCTGCGCATGCCGGGCGAGCCGGTCCCGGTCTCCATGCCGGGCGACGTCCGCTACGACGTGACGCGGCTCGTGATGGCGCTCTAG
- a CDS encoding PKD domain-containing protein: MTSPGGLRARAAGVCLFALLAACGSGERQLKTCTTDADCGAGVCFSGVCAADNAPSAAIGGAPSSGLAAGEQLVLDGTGSSDPDRGDAVTAYAWSVTGGDCAAVPSWSTQPRLDTVFSCTGTYTVALVVTDAHGRQSAPASVVLAVSASGSGTTGGTNSNPSTDVPPPTVAAGDDLALEHTCQGSPLVCTPVTDSGSQVVRLSAAGHDAYGEPVSYHWSYEPPAGLSGLPAPKVEFFGGTEGAQAEVRISTAGTPLSGDWRFFVTVTDARGKRARDEVVVTVKDRPVRAGAGSQLAVPHHYDPAARRYVAEGTAPVQFTEPDGDTLRFTAALETSRPTSCTLATDAAAGGMHFRVECPTLAELTQGDLTHVLAFTGTDPAGSSATTRFPLTVLDQVPTASSPQAGTTLSPTHSYDAQSRRYWSEIAVDVTASDPEGDPTTLGWSLQSARATGCALEPSVTDGHAVVRIGCADLRDLVGTDVRHVVVASVSDGDLAIQLAFHLSPQNSAPRVSEGVAQSLPHAYDPVRQRYTTEFSAPLAASDPDGDPLTVTCADEPSRAHACAFVATVEGGAVHVQLACQDPLELTGAVAHVTACTVGDGSGATARSTFPMLVGNRPPVVTAPPLAAFDHFVDLPGAPRSYRVQGSQPLQVVDPDGDPVTSDFQVEVDAAWAPHAAAAVSAGGDFQLEVPIAWPGELRHADDSSPFTLVSTGRDPWEAVQVRTSVRVKDRAPVLTTASPSVVPVAHSYDGTGYRTQPELVSGIWIDPDGDPLQAAATSSGVCARMGVVASGGGYQVTGACDLAWSVAQGGLPPLATFAQAQPLSYAVQDAWGLGGAGSTTLAVLDRAPGATLAFSACVPRTSSCRAYDPGSLQLETWTEKAASSFTGTPVGSDPDGDPVQVTWKATVADAQVPGATCVPVGGTSATCAPGAPCASLSMGGCEVHLTQGNCQAEVAGTTGIEVTDGVVGLSVTAPTPTCP; the protein is encoded by the coding sequence ATGACGAGTCCGGGGGGACTTCGGGCGCGCGCCGCCGGCGTGTGCCTCTTCGCCCTGCTCGCGGCCTGCGGCAGCGGCGAGCGGCAGCTCAAGACCTGCACCACCGACGCCGACTGCGGCGCGGGCGTGTGCTTCAGCGGCGTCTGCGCCGCCGACAACGCGCCTTCGGCCGCGATCGGCGGCGCCCCGTCGAGCGGCCTCGCCGCCGGGGAGCAGCTCGTCCTCGACGGCACCGGGAGCAGCGATCCGGATCGCGGCGATGCGGTCACGGCCTACGCCTGGTCGGTGACCGGCGGGGATTGCGCCGCGGTCCCTTCCTGGAGCACGCAGCCCAGGCTCGACACGGTCTTCTCGTGCACGGGCACGTACACCGTCGCCCTGGTGGTGACCGACGCGCACGGGCGCCAGAGCGCGCCGGCCAGCGTGGTGCTCGCGGTGTCGGCCTCCGGCAGCGGGACCACGGGCGGCACCAACTCCAACCCCTCGACCGACGTGCCGCCGCCCACGGTGGCGGCGGGCGACGACCTCGCGCTCGAGCACACCTGCCAGGGCAGCCCGCTCGTCTGCACGCCGGTCACCGACAGCGGCTCGCAGGTGGTCCGGCTCTCGGCCGCCGGGCACGACGCCTACGGCGAGCCGGTGAGCTACCACTGGAGCTACGAGCCGCCGGCGGGGCTGAGCGGGCTCCCCGCGCCCAAGGTGGAGTTCTTCGGGGGCACCGAGGGGGCGCAGGCCGAGGTGCGCATCAGCACCGCCGGGACGCCGCTCTCTGGTGATTGGCGCTTCTTCGTGACCGTGACCGACGCCCGGGGCAAGCGGGCGAGGGACGAGGTGGTGGTCACGGTCAAGGACCGGCCGGTCCGCGCCGGCGCGGGCTCGCAGCTCGCCGTGCCCCACCATTACGACCCGGCGGCCCGCCGGTACGTCGCGGAGGGGACCGCGCCCGTCCAGTTCACCGAGCCCGACGGCGACACCCTCCGGTTCACTGCCGCGCTCGAGACCTCCCGGCCGACCTCCTGCACCCTCGCCACCGACGCCGCCGCGGGCGGCATGCACTTCCGCGTCGAGTGCCCGACGCTGGCCGAGCTGACGCAGGGCGATCTCACGCACGTGCTCGCGTTCACGGGCACCGACCCCGCCGGCAGCTCCGCCACGACGCGCTTCCCGCTCACGGTGCTCGATCAGGTCCCGACCGCCAGCTCGCCGCAGGCCGGCACCACGCTCTCGCCCACCCATTCCTACGACGCCCAGAGCCGCCGCTACTGGTCCGAGATCGCGGTGGACGTGACGGCCTCGGATCCCGAGGGCGACCCGACCACGCTCGGCTGGTCGCTCCAGTCCGCGCGGGCGACCGGCTGCGCGCTGGAGCCGTCCGTCACCGATGGCCACGCGGTCGTCCGGATCGGCTGCGCCGACCTGCGGGACCTCGTGGGGACCGACGTCCGGCATGTCGTCGTGGCGTCGGTGAGCGACGGCGACCTCGCGATCCAGCTCGCCTTCCACCTGAGCCCGCAGAACTCCGCGCCGCGGGTGAGCGAGGGAGTCGCGCAGTCGCTCCCGCACGCCTACGACCCCGTCCGGCAGCGGTACACGACCGAGTTCTCGGCGCCGCTGGCCGCCTCCGATCCCGACGGCGATCCGCTCACGGTGACCTGCGCCGACGAGCCGAGCCGGGCCCACGCCTGTGCCTTCGTGGCGACCGTCGAGGGCGGCGCGGTCCATGTCCAGCTGGCCTGCCAGGACCCGCTGGAGCTCACGGGCGCGGTGGCCCACGTCACGGCGTGCACCGTCGGCGACGGCTCGGGCGCCACCGCGAGGTCCACCTTCCCGATGCTCGTCGGCAACCGCCCTCCCGTCGTCACCGCGCCCCCGCTCGCGGCCTTCGACCACTTCGTGGACCTCCCCGGCGCGCCTCGCAGCTACCGCGTGCAGGGATCGCAGCCGCTGCAGGTCGTCGATCCCGACGGCGATCCGGTGACGAGCGACTTCCAGGTGGAGGTGGACGCGGCCTGGGCGCCCCACGCGGCGGCCGCCGTCTCCGCCGGCGGCGACTTCCAGCTCGAGGTCCCGATCGCGTGGCCCGGGGAGCTCCGCCACGCCGACGACAGCTCGCCCTTCACGCTCGTCTCCACCGGCCGCGATCCCTGGGAGGCGGTCCAGGTGCGGACCTCGGTCCGCGTGAAGGACCGGGCTCCGGTGCTCACGACCGCCTCGCCGAGCGTGGTCCCGGTCGCGCACAGCTACGACGGGACCGGCTACCGGACGCAGCCCGAGCTCGTCTCCGGCATCTGGATCGATCCCGACGGCGACCCGCTCCAGGCTGCGGCCACCTCGAGCGGGGTCTGCGCGCGGATGGGCGTGGTCGCCTCCGGCGGCGGCTACCAGGTGACCGGCGCCTGCGACCTCGCCTGGTCGGTCGCCCAGGGCGGCCTGCCGCCCCTCGCCACCTTCGCCCAGGCGCAGCCGCTGAGCTACGCCGTCCAGGACGCGTGGGGCCTGGGCGGCGCGGGCTCCACCACCCTCGCCGTGCTCGATCGCGCGCCGGGCGCCACCCTCGCCTTCTCCGCCTGCGTCCCGCGGACCAGCAGCTGCCGCGCCTACGACCCGGGCAGCCTGCAGCTCGAGACCTGGACGGAGAAGGCCGCCTCGAGCTTCACCGGGACCCCGGTGGGCAGCGACCCCGATGGCGATCCCGTCCAGGTGACCTGGAAGGCGACCGTGGCCGACGCCCAAGTGCCCGGCGCGACCTGCGTCCCCGTAGGCGGCACGAGCGCCACCTGCGCCCCGGGCGCACCGTGCGCCTCCCTCTCGATGGGCGGCTGCGAGGTGCACCTCACCCAGGGCAACTGCCAGGCCGAGGTGGCCGGCACGACCGGGATCGAGGTCACCGATGGCGTCGTCGGCCTGAGCGTCACCGCGCCAACCCCGACCTGCCCCTGA
- a CDS encoding PEGA domain-containing protein translates to MPLALALGVAAASPEARAEEVVTAVLAVGDAPAGPDRELARLAGALREECRARSSAVLEASALRSRLAGEPPAARLAELDRAAGAAVQAYLSGDYARSARAWRALVSDLESLPEGPEAYEQWTRAVLRLAHAEGTLGRWADARAAMERLLAVEPRFAPDPDDYAPSYRRVFDDARQKLRSRPSRRLAVTSSGRPGAVFVNGKSIGVTPVTVTLPAGRYRVGGTSGGLRAPTAAVDLRTADGRVELDFALSDAVRLDAGPGLALAPSGRPEALRELGARLGVDRVVALAAAAGDGPPALAASLHEVRSGAVLREARVRRPPGADAAPALRALARFLLTGERVEGLEVTAPAAAPAAGHSRAASDPALSAPLRAPAPEPVPLELPPASARAPSAGPVLVALPAASVAAAAAAAATVPPATLPATAPPPSTLPAALAPAPDPPTASDLRAAAPPPVPAAAPAARRSGWLRPAAWISGALALGMAGVASWQGLAAASAYDRANAMVRADGLLAAGADPARYHDALGEGDRARRMAWASAGSSVALAATAGVLGWLSAEPAPAGAR, encoded by the coding sequence TTGCCGCTCGCCCTCGCGCTCGGGGTCGCCGCCGCCTCGCCGGAGGCCCGGGCCGAGGAGGTCGTCACGGCGGTGCTCGCCGTCGGCGACGCGCCGGCGGGCCCCGACCGCGAGCTCGCCCGGCTTGCCGGCGCGCTCCGGGAGGAGTGCCGCGCGCGCTCCTCGGCCGTGCTCGAGGCGAGCGCGCTGCGGAGCCGGCTCGCGGGGGAGCCGCCCGCCGCGCGGCTCGCCGAGCTCGATCGCGCCGCCGGCGCGGCGGTCCAGGCCTACCTGTCCGGCGACTACGCGCGGTCCGCCCGCGCCTGGCGCGCGCTCGTCTCCGACCTGGAGTCGCTGCCGGAGGGGCCGGAGGCCTACGAGCAGTGGACGCGGGCGGTGCTGCGCCTCGCCCACGCCGAGGGAACCCTGGGGCGCTGGGCCGACGCGCGCGCGGCCATGGAGCGGCTGCTCGCGGTGGAGCCGCGCTTCGCGCCCGACCCGGACGATTACGCGCCGAGCTACCGGCGCGTCTTCGACGACGCCCGCCAGAAGCTCCGCTCGCGCCCCTCCCGCCGGCTCGCGGTCACCTCCTCCGGCCGCCCCGGCGCGGTCTTCGTGAACGGCAAGTCGATCGGGGTGACGCCCGTGACGGTGACGCTGCCCGCGGGCCGCTACCGCGTGGGCGGGACGAGCGGCGGCCTGCGCGCCCCGACCGCGGCCGTGGACCTGCGCACCGCCGACGGGCGGGTGGAGCTCGACTTCGCGCTCTCGGACGCCGTGCGGCTCGACGCCGGCCCCGGCCTGGCGCTGGCGCCCTCCGGCCGGCCCGAGGCGCTGCGGGAGCTGGGCGCGCGGCTCGGGGTGGACCGGGTCGTGGCGCTCGCTGCCGCGGCCGGGGACGGGCCGCCCGCGCTCGCGGCCTCGCTCCACGAGGTGCGCAGCGGCGCGGTGCTCCGGGAGGCGCGCGTGCGGCGGCCCCCCGGCGCCGACGCCGCCCCGGCGCTCCGCGCGCTCGCCCGGTTCCTCCTCACGGGAGAGCGGGTGGAGGGGCTCGAGGTGACCGCGCCGGCCGCGGCGCCGGCCGCCGGGCACTCCCGCGCCGCCTCCGACCCGGCGCTCTCGGCGCCGTTGCGCGCGCCTGCTCCGGAGCCGGTGCCGCTCGAGCTGCCTCCCGCGAGCGCGCGGGCGCCTTCGGCCGGGCCCGTCCTCGTCGCGCTCCCCGCGGCCTCCGTCGCCGCGGCCGCCGCGGCCGCCGCGACGGTCCCGCCCGCGACCCTCCCGGCCACGGCACCCCCGCCCTCGACGCTCCCCGCCGCGCTCGCTCCCGCGCCCGACCCGCCCACCGCCTCCGATCTGCGCGCCGCCGCGCCACCGCCGGTCCCCGCCGCCGCGCCGGCGGCCCGGCGCTCGGGGTGGCTGCGCCCGGCCGCGTGGATCTCGGGGGCGCTGGCGCTCGGGATGGCCGGGGTGGCCTCCTGGCAGGGGCTCGCGGCCGCGAGCGCCTACGATCGCGCCAACGCGATGGTCCGCGCCGACGGCCTGCTCGCGGCGGGGGCCGACCCGGCGCGCTACCACGACGCGCTGGGCGAAGGAGACCGGGCGCGACGGATGGCCTGGGCGAGCGCCGGCTCCTCGGTGGCGCTCGCGGCGACGGCCGGCGTGCTGGGCTGGCTCTCCGCGGAGCCGGCTCCGGCCGGCGCGAGGTGA
- the purL gene encoding phosphoribosylformylglycinamidine synthase subunit PurL, with protein sequence MSEITPDVVARHGFTPAEYEEVKRHLGREPNLTELGVFSVMWSEHCSYKSSRVHLRNFPTSGPRVLQGPGENAGVVDVGDGLAVCFKMESHNHPSYIEPYQGAATGVGGILRDVFTMGARPIASMNALRFGDPSHPKTAFLLEGVVAGIAGYGNCMGVPTVGGEVAFHPSYNGNCLVNAFTLGVLPADKIFLGAAAGVGNPVMYIGAKTGRDGIHGATMASAEFDATTEEKRPTVQVGDPFMEKLLLEACLELFQTDAVVGIQDMGAAGLTSSSVEMAGRAGNGIDLDVDAVPRREEGMTPYEVLLSESQERMLLVAAQGQEDVVRRICRKWDLDVAVVGRVTDSGHLRVISGGKVVADLPVAPLTDGAPKYDRPQRAMAKLEELRVFDPGSLPEPADLGAELLALLARPTIASKEWVYRQYDHMVRLVGAVRPGGDAAVVRLATGEEEHAHKGIALSAGVNSRFCWLDPKLGAMHAVAECARNIACVGGEPLAITDCLNFGNPEKPEIMWQFAECVQGLADACRAFETPVVSGNVSLYNETEGQGILPTPMVGMVGLVEPVDRTCTSWFKAPGDLVVLVGEVGGEVGGSEYLSARHGVEAGRVPPLDVAREKAVQATVRRAVQEGLLASAHDCSEGGLAVALAECCAMASAPEGDAPARLGAAVRIPFGVRKDFALFGEDASRVVVSLSPAALPRLEELAAEAGAPLVKLGAVGGDRLEIQGALSVPVAELSASWRSGIPAVLKGAGRK encoded by the coding sequence ATGAGCGAGATCACGCCCGACGTCGTCGCCCGCCACGGTTTCACCCCCGCCGAGTACGAGGAGGTGAAGCGGCACCTCGGGCGCGAGCCCAACCTGACCGAGCTGGGCGTGTTCTCGGTGATGTGGAGCGAGCACTGCTCCTACAAGTCGTCGCGCGTCCACCTGCGCAACTTCCCGACCAGCGGGCCGCGCGTGCTGCAGGGCCCCGGCGAGAACGCCGGCGTGGTGGACGTGGGCGACGGCCTCGCCGTCTGCTTCAAGATGGAGAGCCACAACCACCCCTCGTACATCGAGCCCTACCAGGGCGCGGCGACCGGCGTGGGCGGCATCCTCCGCGACGTCTTCACCATGGGCGCCCGGCCCATCGCCTCGATGAACGCGCTGCGCTTCGGCGACCCGTCACACCCCAAGACCGCCTTCCTGCTCGAGGGGGTGGTGGCCGGCATCGCCGGCTACGGCAACTGCATGGGCGTGCCGACCGTGGGCGGCGAGGTGGCGTTCCACCCGAGCTACAACGGCAACTGCCTCGTGAACGCCTTCACCCTGGGCGTGCTCCCGGCCGACAAGATCTTCCTCGGCGCCGCCGCCGGCGTCGGCAACCCGGTCATGTACATCGGCGCCAAGACCGGCCGCGACGGCATCCACGGCGCCACCATGGCCTCGGCCGAGTTCGACGCCACCACCGAGGAGAAGCGCCCCACGGTGCAGGTGGGCGACCCCTTCATGGAGAAGCTGCTGCTCGAGGCCTGCCTGGAGCTCTTCCAGACCGACGCGGTGGTCGGGATCCAGGACATGGGCGCGGCCGGCCTGACCAGCTCCTCGGTCGAGATGGCCGGGCGCGCCGGCAACGGCATCGACCTCGACGTGGACGCGGTGCCGCGCCGCGAGGAGGGGATGACGCCGTACGAGGTGCTCCTCTCCGAGTCGCAGGAGCGCATGCTCCTCGTGGCCGCGCAGGGCCAGGAGGACGTCGTCCGGCGCATCTGCCGCAAGTGGGACCTCGACGTAGCGGTGGTGGGCCGGGTCACCGACTCCGGCCACCTGCGGGTGATCTCGGGCGGGAAGGTGGTGGCCGACCTCCCGGTGGCGCCGCTCACCGACGGCGCGCCGAAGTACGACCGGCCGCAGCGGGCCATGGCGAAGCTCGAGGAGCTGCGCGTCTTCGACCCCGGGTCGCTCCCGGAGCCGGCGGACCTCGGGGCCGAGCTCCTCGCCCTGCTGGCGCGCCCGACCATCGCCAGCAAGGAGTGGGTCTACCGCCAGTACGATCACATGGTCCGGCTGGTGGGCGCGGTCCGCCCGGGCGGCGACGCCGCCGTGGTGCGGCTCGCCACCGGCGAGGAGGAGCACGCGCACAAGGGGATCGCGCTCTCCGCCGGCGTGAACTCGCGCTTCTGCTGGCTCGATCCGAAGCTCGGCGCGATGCACGCCGTGGCCGAGTGCGCCCGGAACATCGCCTGCGTCGGCGGCGAGCCGCTCGCCATCACCGACTGCCTCAACTTCGGCAACCCGGAGAAGCCGGAGATCATGTGGCAGTTCGCCGAGTGCGTGCAGGGGCTCGCCGACGCCTGCCGCGCCTTCGAGACCCCGGTGGTCTCCGGCAACGTCTCGCTCTACAACGAGACCGAGGGGCAGGGGATCCTGCCCACGCCGATGGTCGGCATGGTGGGGCTCGTGGAGCCGGTGGACCGGACCTGCACCTCCTGGTTCAAGGCGCCGGGCGATCTCGTGGTGCTGGTCGGCGAGGTCGGCGGCGAGGTCGGCGGCAGCGAGTACCTCTCGGCGCGCCACGGCGTGGAGGCCGGGCGCGTGCCGCCGCTGGACGTCGCGCGCGAGAAGGCCGTGCAGGCGACGGTCCGGCGGGCGGTGCAGGAGGGCCTGCTCGCCTCGGCCCACGACTGCTCCGAGGGCGGGCTCGCCGTGGCGCTGGCCGAGTGCTGCGCCATGGCCTCCGCGCCCGAGGGCGACGCGCCCGCCCGGCTCGGCGCCGCGGTGCGGATCCCGTTCGGCGTCCGCAAGGACTTCGCCCTCTTCGGCGAGGACGCGAGCCGCGTCGTGGTCTCCCTCTCCCCGGCCGCGCTGCCGCGCCTCGAGGAGCTCGCCGCCGAGGCGGGCGCGCCGCTCGTGAAGCTCGGCGCGGTGGGCGGCGACCGGCTCGAGATCCAGGGGGCGCTCTCGGTGCCGGTCGCGGAGCTGTCCGCCTCCTGGCGCTCAGGAATCCCGGCGGTGCTGAAGGGCGCCGGCCGGAAGTAG
- a CDS encoding MBL fold metallo-hydrolase, producing MIPAAALVLALAADPDFRQPRDAEGRFVNLDGTGAMPFSTVWRWGVVDRLLGRRRQSPARAEVPHRPVDLARVDRPPARGEPARITWLGHAGFLVQLDGVSLLVDPVLAESPRFLDRNVPAGLRVEDLPHVDAALVSHAHYDHLDLETLARLRAPVVAGLGTRPLLEAAGLATTELGWWQSARVGPEPGVVVTLVPAQHWSRRGLSDLNRRLWGGFVIQGRTQAVYHSGDTALFDGFAEIGRRFPGLDAALLPIGAYDPGWFMERQHMSPEQALRAFEALGARRFVAMHWGTFKLTDEPLDEPPRRLEAERARRGLPRERIFVPAVGETLDLR from the coding sequence GTGATCCCCGCCGCCGCGCTCGTCCTGGCGCTCGCCGCCGACCCCGACTTCCGCCAGCCGCGGGACGCCGAGGGGCGGTTCGTGAACCTCGACGGCACGGGGGCGATGCCGTTCTCGACCGTGTGGAGGTGGGGGGTGGTGGACCGGCTGCTCGGCCGGCGGCGGCAGTCGCCGGCCCGCGCCGAGGTGCCGCACCGGCCGGTGGACCTGGCGCGGGTGGACCGGCCGCCGGCGCGGGGAGAGCCGGCCCGGATCACCTGGCTCGGCCACGCCGGCTTCCTGGTGCAGCTCGACGGCGTCTCGCTCCTCGTGGACCCGGTGCTCGCGGAGTCGCCGCGCTTCCTCGACCGGAACGTGCCGGCCGGCCTGCGGGTCGAGGACCTGCCGCACGTGGACGCGGCGCTCGTGAGCCACGCCCACTACGACCACCTCGACCTCGAGACGCTGGCGCGGCTCCGCGCCCCGGTGGTGGCGGGGCTCGGGACCCGGCCCCTGCTGGAGGCGGCGGGGCTCGCCACGACCGAGCTCGGCTGGTGGCAGTCGGCCCGGGTCGGCCCCGAGCCCGGCGTGGTGGTCACCCTCGTGCCGGCGCAGCACTGGAGCCGGCGGGGGCTCTCCGACCTGAACCGCCGCCTCTGGGGCGGGTTCGTGATCCAGGGCCGGACCCAGGCCGTGTACCACTCCGGCGACACCGCGCTCTTCGACGGCTTCGCCGAGATCGGCCGCCGGTTCCCGGGGCTCGACGCCGCCCTCCTCCCCATCGGCGCCTACGATCCGGGCTGGTTCATGGAGCGGCAGCACATGAGCCCCGAGCAGGCGCTCCGCGCCTTCGAGGCCCTGGGGGCGAGGCGCTTCGTGGCCATGCACTGGGGCACCTTCAAGCTCACCGACGAGCCGCTCGACGAGCCCCCGCGGCGGCTCGAGGCGGAGCGGGCGCGGCGCGGGCTGCCCCGCGAGCGGATCTTCGTCCCGGCCGTGGGCGAGACCCTGGACCTGCGCTAA
- a CDS encoding AAA domain-containing protein, which produces MELETLLKDFQALLQAEREEERARFAEARGRLSLAEREGRGLALLDVEAVEESALAGRALVTFGKGRNEPLAGARLGVGSLVRVGLRREERPDAPEGVVARRSRTRVAVAFDEPPPDWATEGRVVLELLPSPVTWERLSAGVRRIGEKEARRWQPLLTGAPPRFEDRAPPGGTAPAGLNPEQRRALDLCERALDVALVHGPPGTGKTTVLVEVIRRAVERGEQVLAAAPSNLAADNLLERLARAGVDGVRLGHPARVLPQLLPHTLEARVSAHESARIAKGLVDEALALRRDARKRKQRRGPGRFSEARQAERDARALLAEARALEARAEAEVLSRAEVVVATLTGLDAPPLAGRRFPLAVVDEATQAVEPAVYLALLRAGRAVLAGDHLQLPPTVLSAAAQAGGLGTSLFERLVALHGDAVKVTLAEQHRMNALIMRYPSEALYGGLLRAHPAVAGHALDGLPLELVDTAGRGFEDETPEGSDSKQNPGEAELVAAQVERVLSLGVSPAEVAVIAPYDAQVQRLRQLLSARLDEGLEVDTVDGFQGREKEAVLVSLTRSNDAGEVGFLADVRRMNVAVTRARKKLVVVGDGATVARHPFYEGFVRYAQEIGGWRSAWEL; this is translated from the coding sequence GTGGAGCTCGAGACGCTGCTGAAGGACTTCCAGGCGCTGCTCCAGGCGGAGCGGGAGGAGGAGCGCGCCCGGTTCGCGGAGGCGCGCGGACGGCTCTCGCTCGCGGAGCGGGAGGGGCGCGGCCTCGCGCTCCTCGACGTGGAGGCGGTGGAGGAGTCGGCCCTCGCCGGGCGGGCGCTCGTCACCTTTGGGAAGGGCCGGAACGAGCCGCTCGCCGGCGCCCGGCTGGGCGTGGGATCGCTGGTGCGTGTCGGCCTGCGGCGGGAGGAGCGGCCGGACGCGCCGGAGGGGGTGGTGGCGCGCCGGAGCCGGACGCGGGTGGCGGTCGCCTTCGACGAGCCGCCGCCCGACTGGGCCACCGAGGGCCGGGTGGTCCTCGAGCTGCTCCCGTCGCCGGTGACCTGGGAGCGCCTCTCGGCCGGCGTGCGCCGCATCGGAGAGAAGGAGGCGCGGCGCTGGCAGCCGCTCCTCACCGGCGCGCCGCCGCGCTTCGAGGACCGGGCGCCGCCCGGCGGCACGGCGCCGGCCGGGCTCAACCCCGAGCAGCGCCGCGCCCTCGACCTCTGCGAGCGGGCCCTCGACGTCGCGCTCGTGCACGGGCCGCCCGGCACCGGGAAGACCACCGTGCTCGTGGAGGTGATCCGCCGCGCGGTGGAGCGGGGCGAGCAGGTGCTCGCGGCCGCCCCCTCCAACCTCGCCGCCGACAACCTCCTCGAGCGGCTCGCCCGCGCCGGGGTGGACGGGGTGCGGCTGGGCCACCCGGCGCGGGTGCTCCCGCAGCTCCTCCCGCACACGCTCGAGGCGCGGGTGTCGGCCCACGAGTCGGCGCGGATCGCGAAGGGGCTCGTGGACGAGGCGCTCGCGCTCCGCCGCGACGCCCGCAAGCGCAAGCAGCGGCGCGGCCCGGGCCGCTTCTCCGAGGCGCGCCAGGCGGAGCGGGACGCGCGGGCGCTCCTCGCCGAGGCGCGCGCGCTCGAGGCGCGGGCCGAGGCGGAGGTGCTCTCGCGGGCCGAGGTGGTGGTGGCGACGCTCACCGGGCTCGACGCGCCGCCGCTCGCCGGCCGCCGCTTCCCGCTCGCGGTGGTGGACGAGGCCACCCAGGCGGTGGAGCCGGCCGTCTACCTCGCGCTCCTGCGCGCCGGCCGGGCGGTGCTGGCGGGCGATCACCTGCAGCTCCCGCCCACGGTGCTCTCGGCCGCGGCCCAGGCCGGCGGCCTCGGGACCTCGCTCTTCGAGCGGCTGGTGGCGCTGCACGGCGACGCGGTGAAGGTGACGCTCGCCGAGCAGCACCGGATGAACGCGCTCATCATGCGCTACCCCTCGGAGGCGCTCTACGGCGGGCTCCTGCGCGCCCACCCGGCCGTGGCCGGGCACGCCCTCGACGGCCTCCCGCTCGAGCTGGTGGACACCGCCGGACGCGGCTTCGAGGACGAGACGCCGGAGGGGAGCGACTCCAAGCAGAACCCCGGCGAGGCGGAGCTGGTCGCGGCGCAGGTGGAGCGGGTGCTCTCCCTCGGCGTCTCGCCGGCCGAGGTGGCGGTGATCGCCCCCTACGACGCGCAGGTGCAGCGCCTCCGGCAGCTCCTCTCGGCGCGGCTCGACGAGGGGCTCGAGGTGGACACGGTGGACGGCTTCCAGGGGCGGGAGAAGGAGGCGGTGCTGGTCTCCCTCACCCGCTCCAACGACGCCGGCGAGGTCGGCTTCCTCGCCGACGTGCGCCGGATGAACGTGGCGGTGACCCGCGCCCGCAAGAAGCTGGTGGTGGTGGGCGACGGGGCGACCGTGGCGAGGCACCCCTTCTACGAGGGGTTCGTCCGCTACGCCCAGGAGATCGGCGGCTGGCGGAGCGCCTGGGAGCTCTGA